The Euphorbia lathyris chromosome 2, ddEupLath1.1, whole genome shotgun sequence genome includes a window with the following:
- the LOC136217511 gene encoding serine/threonine-protein kinase Aurora-1-like encodes MGFLLQMLLLLLLFATVVVAQRRRWTIEDFKLEKRIGSGGFGQVYLARETESNISVALKQLSRSTLKERHIEHFLVREVEIQNHLQYPNILHLYGYFYDKKHVFLVLEYAAKGELSEQLHKFKYFTERQAATYVASLAQALIYCHDKNVIHRDIKPQNILVVLITLICSSHNLINIVGLVHSYFNGAVESRRYDVGVDIWSLGVLFYEFLYGVICFEAREL; translated from the exons ATGGGTTTCTTGCTACAAATGCTTCTCCTCCTTCTGTTGTTTGCAACCGTGGTAGTCGCACAGAGAAGAAGATGGACTATAGAGGATTTTAAATTGGAAAAGCGTATTGGATCTGGAGGTTTTGGCCAAGTGTACCTCGCTAGGGAGACTGAG TCTAATATCAGTGTTGCACTGAAGCAACTCTCGAGGAGTACGTTGAAAGAAAGACATATTGAACATTTTCTTGTAAGGGAGGTTGAAATTCAAAATCATCTTCAATATCCTAACATATTGCACCTGTATGGGTACTTCTACGACAAG AAGCATGTGTTCTTGGTATTAGAGTATGCCGCAAAAGGTGAACTTTCTGAACAACTGCATAAGTTTAAATACTTCACCGAAAGGCAGGCTGCTACA TATGTTGCCTCACTAGCTCAGGCTTTGATTTATTGCCATGACAAAAATGTAATACACAGAGATATCAAGCCACAAAATATTTTG GTCGTTCTGATTACTTTAATTTGTTCATCACATAACCTGATTAATATTGTTGGCCTTGTGCATTCTTATTTCAATGGTGCAGTTGAATCTAGAAGGTATGATGTTGGGGTTGATATCTGGAGCCTTGGTGTATTGTTCTATGAATTTTTATATGGTGTTATTTGTTTTGAGGCCAGAGAACTATAG